One window of the Salvia splendens isolate huo1 chromosome 1, SspV2, whole genome shotgun sequence genome contains the following:
- the LOC121752753 gene encoding protein PHOSPHATE STARVATION RESPONSE 1-like has protein sequence METKRALPIQRSGPRQISSIGASASPSPSFPIHPTALEETYPRFSELQPVSLERELMQHPPAVVSSFSSNDGAVGHIFSSSLGFSTNLHFSCTQQQQEKHTRQLPFVSQSANSGKSVLLHSIDSQLIQSTASSHFNKENNDSWCTDTMPDFLDIPMSTTIQSSQLYGSNSSVITIPHGDLGKPNDWQDWADQLLTDNDALTADWSELLADASVTGPEPKQCTSISKQQTHIPQQLPSTPGEICAGGAQSSSNAASGKQRMRWTPELHETFVEAVNKLGGSERATPKGVLKLMKVEGLTIYHVKSHLQKYRTARYKPETTEESSDRKTAYVEDLSSLDLKTGIEITEALRLQMEVQKQLHEQLEIQRNLQLRIEEQGKYLQLMFEKQCKSGTDMLKGASSSSENALKELRDTQNSLATDSSAVEASRSKAPGQTSQMAGEKQKAPEGVPSSPPPKRTKVDEQVPVSS, from the exons atggaaacaaaacGTGCTTTACCTATTCAAAGATCAGGCCCAAGGCAAATTAGTAGCATTGGGGCCTCAGCATCTCCATCCCCTTCATTTCCTATTCATCCAACTGCTCTGGAAGAGACGTATCCAAGGTTTTCTGAACTGCAGCCGGTTTCTTTAGAGAGGGAACTCATGCAGCATCCTCCAGCTGTTGTTTCATCATTCTCTTCCAACGATGGGGCTGTTGGACAtatattttcttcttcattgGGATTTTCTACCAATCTCCATTTTTCATGCACCCAACAGCAACAAGAAAAGCATACTAGGCAACTCCCTTTTGTTTCTCAATCAGCAAATAGCGGAAAATCAGTTTTGCTACATTCTATTGATTCTCAACTTATTCAATCTACCGCATCAAGTCATTTTAACAAAGAGAATAATGACTCTTGGTGCACGGATACAATGCCTGATTTTCTTGATATTCCAATGAGTACGACAATCCAGAGTAGTCAGCTCTATGGAAGTAACAGCAGTGTCATCACCATTCCTCATGGAGATCTTGGTAAACCCAATGATTGGCAAGATTGGGCTGATCAACTTCTTACTGATAATGATGCTTTGACTGCTGATTGGAGTGAGCTTCTTGCTGATGCAAGTGTTACAGGTCCAGAACCAAAG CAATGCACTAGTATCTCCAAGCAGCAGACTCACATACCCCAACAACTCCCCAGTACACCTGGAGAAATTTGCGCAGGTGGCGCTCAATCATCCTCTAATGCTGCTTCAGGAAAGCAACGAATGCGCTGGACCCCAGAACTTCATGAGACCTTTGTGGAAGCAGTCAACAAGCTTGGTGGCAGTGAAA GAGCTACCCCCAAGGGTGTTCTCAAACTAATGAAAGTTGAAGGTTTGACCATCTATCATGTTAAAAGCCATCTACAG AAGTACCGAACAGCTAGATACAAACCAGAGACAACAGAAG AGTCTTCAGATAGGAAAACTGCCTACGTCGAAGATTTGTCATCCCTGGACTTAAAAAC GGGTATTGAAATCACTGAAGCACTGCGATTGCAGATGGAAGTCCAAAAGCAACTCCACGAACAACTTGAG ATTCAGAGAAATTTACAGCTTCGGATTGAAGAACAAGGGAAATATCTTCAGTTGATGTTTGAGAAGCAGTGCAAGTCAGGCACAGACATGCTCAAGGGGGCGTCATCGAGCAGTGAGAACGCTCTGAAAGAGTTGAGAGACACGCAAAATTCCCTTGCCACAGATAGTTCGGCAGTAGAAGCTAGTAGATCCAAAGCACCAGGACAAACTTCTCAGATGGCAGGCGAGAAGCAAAAAGCACCCGAAGGCGTGCCCAGCTCACCGCCTCCGAAGCGCACAAAAGTTGACGAGCAAGTCCCTGTGTCGTCCTAG